A DNA window from Hordeum vulgare subsp. vulgare chromosome 1H, MorexV3_pseudomolecules_assembly, whole genome shotgun sequence contains the following coding sequences:
- the LOC123403225 gene encoding receptor-like protein EIX2, whose protein sequence is MRAGDAEGETYIAMAKTPPSSTSYLLIILALALALALAASAVGAGSGNGSCIPAESAALLAFKAAITSDPANLLGSWHGHDCCQWGGVRCHSRTGHVVKLDLHNEFIEEDYGSFWFPGNHSLHGQISSSLLALPHLKHLNLSGNMVLGEGRPIPEFMGSLGRLTHLDLSSLNFSGRVPPHLGNLSKLLYLDINCGRTSDMMTYSMDISWLARLPSLKHLDMGGVNLSAAVDWVQTLNKLPNLVVLELNYCGLNDYSSTSLLLHNLTVLEQLDLSNNHLNSPSVKNWLWGLTSLKRLIIYGAQLGETFPHELGNFTLLETLDLSYNHIKGMIPATLKKVCNLRYLDLAVNNIDGDISELIQRLPNCSSKNRQVQTYLGETNITGTTLQSPVNLSSLNTLELSFNNLRGSVPVEIGTLTNLTNLSLKFNKLTGVISEDHFAGLANLKRIELSDNNGLAVIVDSDWEPPFNLELASFASCHLGPQFPKWLRSQKGTVLLDISNTSIIDRIPYWFWTTFSDAQFLSVSFNQISGELPPNLDFMSMEILFLQSNHLTGLVPRLPRTIVFFDISRNCLSGFVPSNSQAPSLETVVLFSNCITGAIPRSFCQWSNLRLLDLSNNQLVGQLPDCGRKEPRQWHNTSNNTSRVRITSHFGLEVRTLLLSNNSLSGGFPSLLRRCRNLLFLDLSQNKLSGDLPAWIVDRMAALIMLRLRSNNFSGHIPIEITGLLALRILDLANNTFYGDIPQSLVNFKALTAINEAVDPDNNPFTEEYIGATSYDNMGLTDDSLSVVIKGQVLAYRENSVYLMSIDLSCNSLTGEIPEDISSLVGLINLNLSSNFLSGNIPYKIGNLQALESLDLSKNQLSGEIPLGLSNLASLSYMNLSYNGLSGRIPLGRQLDTLKTDDPASMYLGNPGLCGRPLPKQCLGDEPTQGDSVRWDKYGQSQMDILFSLIVGFVVGLWMVFCGLVFMKKWRYTYFRLLDKLCDKVYVISVVTWHKWSRNVAEN, encoded by the coding sequence ATGCGCGCCGGTGATGCTGAGGGCGAAACATACATCGCAATGGCCAAAACTCCACCATCTTCCACGAGCTACCTGCTCATCATCCTAGCACTAGCACTAGCACTAGCACTAGCAGCCTCTGCCGTCGGTGCTGGAAGTGGAAACGGGAGCTGCATCCCGGCAGAGAGCGCGGCGCTGCTCGCCTTCAAGGCCGCCATCACAAGCGACCCGGCGAACCTCCTCGGCTCATGGCATGGCCACGACTGCTGCCAATGGGGCGGCGTGAGGTGCCACAGCCGGACAGGCCACGTCGTCAAGCTCGACCTCCACAACGAATTCATCGAAGAAGATTACGGTTCTTTTTGGTTCCCTGGTAACCATTCGCTGCATGGCCAGATAAGTTCTTCGCTGCTCGCTCTGCCCCATCTCAAGCATCTGAACCTTAGCGGGAATATGGTTCTCGGAGAAGGAAGGCCTATACCAGAGTTCATGGGTTCCCTCGGGAGATTGACACACCTTGACCTATCTTCCTTGAATTTTAGTGGTAGAGTGCCTCCTCACCTAGGCAACCTATCCAAGCTCCTATATCTTGACATAAACTGTGGTAGGACCTCTGATATGATGACATACTCAATGGATATTTCTTGGTTAGCCCGTCTCCCCTCGCTGAAGCATCTCGACATGGGCGGTGTGAACCTTAGCGCAGCGGTAGACTGGGTTCAGACACTAAACAAGCTTCCGAACCTGGTTGTGTTGGAACTCAATTATTGTGGCCTTAATGATTATAGTAGTACGTCTCTCCTACTCCATAACCTCACGGTTCTTGAGCAACTTGATCTCTCAAACAACCATTTAAACAGTCCATCTGTAAAGAATTGGCTTTGGGGTTTAACAAGCCTCAAAAGGCTAATCATATACGGTGCTCAATTAGGGGAAACTTTTCCTCACgagttgggaaactttacattattagAGACCCTTGACCTGTCATACAACCACATCAAAGGGATGATACCGGCGACTCTGAAAAAAGTGTGTAATTTGAGATATCTAGACCTTGCAGTGAACAACATCGATGGGGACATATCAGAACTAATTCAAAGGCTACCGAATTGTTCTTCTAAGAATCGGCAAGTCCAGACTTATTTGGGGGAGACCAACATCACAGGGACAACATTACAATCACCTGTAAACCTATCCAGCTTAAACACGCTTGAACTTAGTTTCAACAACTTGAGAGGTTCCGTGCCCGTGGAGATTGGGACACTTACAAATTTGACCAACTTGTCCCTTAAGTTTAACAAACTTACTGGTGTGATATCCGAGGATCATTTTGCTGGTCTGGCGAATTTAAAACGAATTGAATTGTCTGATAATAATGGTTTGGCAGTCATCGTGGATTCGGATTGGGAACCTCCCTTCAACTTGGAATTGGCAAGTTTTGCATCTTGTCATTTGGGCCCCCAGTTCCCTAAATGGCTGCGATCGCAAAAAGGCACTGTACTTCTTGATATTTCAAACACAAGTATCATAGATAGGATCCCATATTGGTTCTGGACTACCTTTTCGGATGCACAGTTTTTAAGTGTCTCATTTAACCAAATTAGTGGTGAGCTGCCACCTAATTTGGACTTCATGTCAATGGAAATACTTTTTCTCCAGTCAAATCATCTAACTGGTTTGGTACCACGATTACCAAGAACAATTGTATTCTTCGACATCTCCAGAAATTGTTTAAGTGGGTTTGTGCCATCAAATTCACAAGCTCCATCTTTAGAGACCGTCGTTCTCTTTTCCAACTGTATAACTGGGGCTATTCCAAGGTCATTTTGTCAGTGGTCAAATCTGCGGCTCTTAGATCTTTCAAACAATCAGCTTGTAGGGCAACTTCCTGACTGTGGCAGAAAAGAACCGAGACAATGGCATAACACAAGCAACAACACTTCAAGGGTCAGAATCACAAGCCATTTCGGTTTGGAAGTCCGTACTCTCCTTCTAAGCAACAATAGTCTTTCAGGTGGATTCCCTTCACTCCTACGACGGTGTCGCAATCTTCTTTTCCTCGACCTATCTCAAAATAAATTGAGTGGAGACCTACCTGCATGGATTGTTGATCGAATGGCAGCTTTGATCATGCTACGCTTAAGATCGAACAACTTCTCAGGTCACATTCCAATTGAAATAACCGGACTTCTTGCTCTTCGCATCCTTGACCTAGCTAATAACACCTTTTATGGGGATATTCCACAAAGTTTAGTGAACTTCAAAGCTTTGACTGCCATTAATGAAGCTGTAGATCCAGATAACAATCCTTTCACAGAAGAATATATTGGAGCGACGTCGTACGACAATATGGGGCTGACTGATGATAGTTTATCAGTTGTCATAAAAGGCCAAGTGCTTGCCTACAGGGAGAATAGTGTATATTTGATGAGTATTGATTTATCCTGCAACAGTTTAACTGGAGAAATCCCAGAAGATATTAGCTCTCTTGTTGGACTCATAAACCTGAATTTGTCATCAAACTTCTTGAGCGGAAATATCCCATACAAGATTGGAAATCTGCAAGCACTCGAGTCTCTTGATCTCTCAAAGAACCAGCTTTCTGGTGAAATTCCTTTGGGCTTATCAAATCTGGCATCATTGAGCTATATGAACTTGTCATATAATGGTCTATCAGGTAGAATACCATTGGGGCGTCAACTAGATACCCTTAAAACAGATGATCCAGCTTCTATGTACCTTGGCAACCCTGGTCTTTGTGGACGTCCCCTTCCAAAGCAATGTCTTGGAGATGAACCAACTCAAGGAGATTCAGTAAGATGGGATAAATATGGTCAATCTCAAATGGATATTTTGTTTAGCCTCATTGTGGGGTTTGTGGTAGGACTCTGGATGGTATTTTGTGGCCTTGTGTTCATGAAGAAATGGAGGTACACTTATTTCAGGTTACTTGATAAGTTATGTGACAAGGTCTATGTCATCTCTGTTGTTACTTGGCACAAATGGTCCAGAAACGTTGCGGAAAATTAA
- the LOC123403214 gene encoding putative disease resistance protein RGA3: MYPIMITTVVGWFLSPIITLLLPKILVFLGFDASNKLQDLDIHIIPELKKTMQTVDQERMMQRGKRVKTDLDALDKMAAMLRHALEDAEDSFDDAQQKIVLRCCHRVYGAFTAYTALCKCCYVWIARVVRTKSARLLQWVRDSSLFLCRSEESVGANVSAAVVSHKPVQLIIDIQASGASSNEIVPVTTRVAAFHEPDLVTASTSVVASSDETVPVTPGAAASDEPVPVTTNAEASDDKPDPVTRASNSLPGRWLSCLCSSLDIFKNCCTSLYSRLGHVFEAACFYRDWSYQVVGIKKCQENASLFDMLDIFLNAISRVKLKNRIQKIENIVSEVKKSPLLGVASNNTPDDIVNKNRRKLGAASKRVVFGREMLRDHLMARLRETPHGDEPSSSPCYSVIGIYGIAGSGKTTFAGYIQDYINEECKEDKLFDTIICIHVSETFTVEVIFQEMLKDITANSHSNISDHGVLNNKLKEALRGKRFFLILDDLWVKNKNDQQLEELISPLNVGLKGSKILVTARTREAAGALCPDELIAMPDLAEDQYIKMFMHYALGGKGVPAKEFEQVGIEIAKKLHRSPIAAVTVAGRLGANPNISFWKNVAKLDMSNDTMDALWWSYQQLNPDIRRCFEFCNIFPRRFKLKKDKLVHLWIAQGFVNISSATEEMEDVAAGYIQELVSSSFLQREETSFNNYYFTIHDLLHDLINKIVGTDCFRIENERGHRREGRTGNVPRDVRHLFVEKYNAELITKKILGLENLRTLIINGVERDTPVEENVIEGICMRLPKLRVLAIGFDQRLSFSTPDEKFLVPESIIQLKHLRYLAFLKSSRCKVILPSALGKLLHIELLDTGEDNNIEFNSADLINLRHILCRHVSCPHIGRLSSLQTIPARFKVKNDEGYEIKQLRDLNKLRGELQISGLENVKSKEETLEANLAAKKRLTKLTLLFSGHLSGCTAEVAAEVLEGLCPPVGLEKLSMGYYSGSRYPDWMVGRLNGGPKDLQALSFYRCGQPSAGTPSLEAFPHLRILRLWQCSWDALPGNMEHLTSLHTLKIHGCTNIRSLPTLPQSLKEFELFVCDDELMRGCQKEGDPNWHKIKHIPEKDFDPRFDDLISEEGSCDDSEEGPCDDSEEGPSHASEA, from the exons ATGTATCCGATAATGATAACGACTGTGGTGGGCTGGTTCTTGTCGCCCATCATCACCTTGCTCCTGCCCAAGATCCTTGTCTTCCTGGGCTTCGACGCGTCCAACAAACTGCAAGATCTGGACATCCACATCATCCCGGAGCTGAAGAAGACGATGCAGACCGTCGATCAAGAGAGGATGATGCAGAGAGGAAAGAGAGTGAAAACCGATTTGGATGCGCTGGACAAGATGGCCGCCATGCTGAGGCACGCTCTGGAGGATGCCGAAGACAGCTTCGACGATGCTCAGCAGAAGATCGTCCTCAGATGTTGCCACCGAGTCTATGGTGCTTTCACCGCTTACACTGCCCTCTGCAAATGCTGCTACGTCTGGATTGCACGCGTCGTCCGGACAAAATCAGCTCGGCTACTGCAGTGGGTGCGAGACAGCTCCTTGTTTTTGTGTAGGTCAGAGGAATCTGTTGGGGCGAATGTCAGTGCCGCGGTGGTCTCACATAAACCCGTTCAACTGATTATAGATATTCAGGCCTCTGGCG CTTCTAGTAATGAGATCGTTCCGGTAACTACCCGTGTTGCGGCCTTCCACGAGCCTGATCTGGTGACTGCCAGTACAAGTGTTGTGGCCTCCAGCGATGAGACCGTTCCGGTGACACCCGGGGCTGCGGCCTCCGACGAGCCTGTTCCGGTGACAACCAATGCTGAGGCCTCCGACGACAAGCCCGATCCGGTGACTAGAGCCTCAAATTCCTTGCCGGGGCGGTGGCTCTCTTGCTTGTGCAGCTCGTTGGACATCTTCAAGAACTGTTGTACATCATTATACAGCAGGTTAGGTCATGTGTTTGAGGCTGCCTGCTTTTACAGAGATTGGTCATATCAAGTGGTTGGCATCAAAAAATGCCAG GAGAATGCCTCCTTATTCGATATGTTAGATatatttcttaatgctatctcaAGAGTGAAATTGAAGAACAGAatacagaagatagagaacatCGTGAGTGAAGTGAAGAAGTCACCACTCTTGGGTGTGGCGAGCAACAACACACCAGATGATATTGTCAACAAAAACAGGAGAAAACTTGGAGCAGCTAGCAAGCGGGTGGTATTTGGTCGAGAGATGCTGCGTGATCATCTCATGGCAAGGCTGCGCGAGACACCACATGGTGATGAACCAAGCTCTAGTCCATGTTACTCTGTGATTGGCATATATGGTATTGCAGGGTCGGGGAAGACTACGTTTGCAGGATACATTCAAGATTACATAAATGAGGAATGCAAGGAGGATAAACTTTTTGACACCATCATCTGCATTCATGTGTCTGAGACTTTTACTGTGGAGGTTATATTTCAAGAAATGTTGAAGGATATTACCGCAAATAGTCACTCCAATATTTCAGATCATGGGGTTCTAAACAATAAGTTGAAGGAAGCATTGCGCGGCAAACGTTTCTTCTTGATATTGGATGATCTCTGGGTGAAAAATAAGAATGACCAACAACTGGAGGAACTAATCTCTCCACTCAATGTTGGGTTGAAAGGAAGCAAAATCCTGGTGACGGCTCGAACAAGAGAAGCAGCCGGAGCTCTGTGTCCAGATGAACTTATTGCAATGCCTGATTTGGCTGAGGATCAATACATAAAGATGTTTATGCATTATGCTCTGGGAGGTAAAGGTGTTCCCGCTAAAGAATTTGAACAAGTTGGGATAGAGATTGCCAAAAAGCTACACCGATCACCTATTGCAGCAGTAACAGTTGCAGGACGGCTTGGGGCAAACCCAAATATCAGTTTTtggaaaaatgttgcaaagcttgatatGTCGAATGACACCATGGATGCTCTTTGGTGGAGCTATCAACAGCTTAATCCCGACATCAGGCGATGCTTTGAATTCTGCAATATTTTCCCCAGAAGATTCAAATTGAAAAAAGACAAGTTAGTCCACCTCTGGATAGCACAAGGGTTTGTAAATATCAGTTCTGCAACAGAGGAGATGGAAGATGTAGCTGCGGGCTACATTCAAGAGTTAGTGTCAAGCTCATTTCTGCAACGAGAAGAAACAAGTTTTAATAATTATTACTTTACAATTCATGATCTGCTGCATGATTTAATAAACAAGATCGTTGGAACTGATTGCTTCAGAATCGAGAATGAAAGGGGCCATAGAAGAGAAGGCAGGACAGGAAATGTCCCTCGAGATGTCCGTCATCTTTTCGTTGAGAAATATAATGCAGAATTGATTACCAAGAAGATCCTTGGACTGGAAAATTTACGCACTCTCATTATTAATGGTGTTGAAAGGGATACACCAGTTGAAGAAAATGTCATTGAGGGTATATGCATGAGGCTGCCGAAGTTGCGGGTACTGGCCATTGGTTTCGACCAGAGATTGTCATTCAGCACTCCCGATGAGAAGTTCTTGGTCCCAGAGTCCATCATTCAGTTAAAACACCTCCGCTATCTAGCATTCCTGAAAAGTTCCAGATGCAAGGTTATTTTGCCAAGCGCGCTAGGTAAACTACTCCATATCGAGCTGCTAGATACTGGTGAGGACAACAATATAGAATTTAACTCTGCTGACCTTATCAACTTGCGGCACATATTGTGCCGGCACGTGAGCTGTCCTCACATAGGCAGGTTGAGCTCACTTCAAACAATACCAGCTCGCTTCAAAGTAAAGAATGACGAGGGTTATGAGATAAAGCAGCTTAGGGACCTAAACAAGCTTCGTGGCGAGCTACAGATCTCTGGCCTTGAAAATGTTAAAAGCAAGGAGGAAACTCTTGAAGCCAATCTAGCTGCCAAGAAAAGGCTCACGAAACTGACACTGCTCTTTTCTGGTCACTTATCAGGCTGCACTGCAGAAGTTGCAGCAGAGGTACTTGAGGGGTTGTGCCCTCCCGTGGGTCTTGAAAAACTGTCTATGGGGTACTACAGCGGGTCAAGGTACCCTGATTGGATGGTGGGTAGGCTGAACGGTGGCCCAAAGGACCTGCAAGCACTTAGTTTCTATCGCTGCGGCCAACCCTCAGCTGGGACGCCTTCGCTTGAGGCTTTCCCTCATCTTCGTATCCTCAGGCTTTGGCAGTGCAGCTGGGACGCCTTACCAGGCAACATGGAGCACCTCACTTCGCTCCATACACTGAAGATCCACGGATGCACGAATATCCGGTCGCTTCCAACACTGCCCCAGTCTCTCAAGGAGTTCGAACTTTTTGTCTGCGATGATGAGCTGATGAGGGGTTGCCAAAAAGAAGGAGACCCAAACTGGCATAAGATAAAGCATATCCCCGAGAAGGATTTTGACCCACGCTT TGACGATTTAATCTCTGAAGAAGGCTCTTGTGATGACTCTGAAGAAGGCCCTTGTGACGACTCTGAAGAAGGCCCTTCTCACGCGTCTGAAGCCTAG